In the genome of Bombus affinis isolate iyBomAffi1 chromosome 7, iyBomAffi1.2, whole genome shotgun sequence, one region contains:
- the LOC126918850 gene encoding spatacsin isoform X1 produces MAEKTTVGGIPIECLTGEPAIIWSGWRILGDRELVREASAKGTHINLAYKCLAYRRRCSIEDAQHYFNKEVETWIIELLKKHQIYRASHVLNNMDKNPVEYIFKVCVNCKDFTLRNYLSEYLISVAHFENEYIDSWNIIKSIVKFEQKYMVEDGLSSSLCIEDIIKLPEDIKQALCTELYFSITEQSLSKNITNTMLWDYLLSNNKIELMRFWIDIYYGSDTIEEVNEVNEEYKSLFHTLDIIPDMIEAIDSSNASTLIKDLAKNHLCRYGVFVEREQHDVKLLLARIFSSAMTIPEFNTILSYKSCNINKTEFMKKIDKELCLAHCLNETSTQEDETKIIELYDVLTKMCENQEPLQDILTEGIFKTIYYLSDDVTEYLKQNYLIVLVLIFSYQARESTICNQDKDTVLKEITLKNIFTSKNSLQLCNYDISNEILQNTLKQVPILESIIKKEPKNKVTMYELLDGYKNLNVKQLYKWRFNNEPMPHFSNETLVKKYGYTEDLTYKYYLKEARPNMAIFSLKHSQGKLIGNISSRRKYKAALYAHNLALRNLEKPEILHTCISFMEILGIDSENLRLHITVANYIYKQINILIGNLLENIIYKNENDLKTVMSYLESSFQTSCTESSINDSQEFINVLKIWDVIVRFAAAHNFAFPISFLKFLASKNYWFEFVLVCHIFNYPLNQILENIEHFEDTILKEHLLTCLSNIQLTKSQLAVCNEQKIKSRDVRQSLYYKIGVKQSGSPSYDSSVTADLASTYDSHNINEYTVNDNICSPNDDLWLIILKCHQSPDPPGALINSSRLTSKPFLVVLASCYEPSSIATYCYSWMVISTTDKEILSNYKECLEQQVWTANQVYNLLDQMVTYGYITIVSKAYKIFMPESLFNLFFDFLIECVIYGDFKSCQQKLLDFKAQCVDLKCNEAIDWNCSDTTYLNNLYWIAIVTIKCLIATLAHGLRSTHLQIKFLEILIKCNFYKNFPGFVPIFPFLLQVIKILQKTNVTLDFAAFTVSDNVYNFDTEIHRCINDLIRTEDYTSALKLSNVAGFNSSEIILAQCRSKFKYHIQKNEKIEDNFWNECALNFKKYNISYEKAAEFFVEHAEKVTSHKERYEILKLAFETLKNIETEQQGVDVLETAMWKSCMLAGPENVQLDDGPYIFNKLKTELLSGLNELKFGYTLSNIQEKNAIESLINTLIDLGKLDTALRISTIFNYKHKDLQILMLCLSLAEGEISPNDLNIEQQSLLKEVNKNKQQKYNALKNRGLQRFSSASSLITSISTEMNKLKHEDVHGIQMECLSILEKLLNILEHGVDICLRIVLCYKLAMQLEKSYQFLLMLNNPIEFLQEITESDNIRNKSEIINDIVIAYKINNDNVATFLAENITLNINRAVEGGYENNVCLWGYSLNTNFRVIMELCNDVSLLGWKLLKTANKLLGHSHGEKTSAFTLKTIAELLIRAHDCFTTSCNMEGIASVLCKCQIFANVLQNLKYWTLLVRLVTGVGRFTEMNYVFQILKENDQFEFLLGKGLNKVIGLETAILEFLKRHCPENKELFTLVALHFQLYHELAHMWKNEAKDIINTIISDATKDLMKLQNTVQHEKKFIKTENILKQLHLAVTNYTHATEYYLQANKLNLANQCSDQVQLVALQLSLFNTVSYNQQVICILNLKPGDIDKVLCHNLSFSQAFIVIHAYNHHVDWANLIYSHCILNGEKKYLKDFIAANKLTPGLVRNCVRRQVNYCFKEIIYF; encoded by the exons ATGGCAGAGAAAACAACAGTGGGAGGCATTCCGATTGAATGTTTAACTGGAGAACCTGCAATTATTTGGTCTGGTTGGCGTATATTAGGGGACAGAGAACTTGTTAGAGAAGCCTCTGCAAAGGGCACTCACATTAATCTTGCTTATAAATGTCTAGCTTATAGAAGGAGATGTTCTATCGAAGATGCTCAGCATTATTTCAACAAAGAAGTTGAAACTTGGATTATAGAACTTCTAAAGAAACATCAAATTTACAGGGCCTCTCATGTTTTAAATAATATG GACAAAAATCCAGTAGAATATATATTCAAAGTTTGTGTAAATTGCAAGGATTTTAcattaagaaattatttatcAGAATATCTAATAAGTGTTGCACACTTTGAAAATGAATACATAGATTCATGGAATATAATAAAAAGTATTGTAAAATTTgaacaaaaatatat GGTTGAAGATGGCTTGAGCTCTTCTTTATGTATAGaggatattataaaattacCAGAAGATATAAAACAAGCATTATGTActgaattatatttttctataactGAACAATCTCTTTCAAAAAATATAACTAATACTATGCTATGGGATTATTTACtgtcaaataataaaattgaattaatGAGATTTTGGATTGACATTTACTATGGCAGTGATACAATAGAAGAAGTAAACGAAGTTAATGAAGAATACAAGTCGTTATTTCATACTTTGGATATAATACCAGATATGATTGAAGCTATTGATTCTTCAAATGCCAGTACTCTTATAAAAGATCTAGCTAAAAATCATTTATGTAG gTATGGCGTATTTGTAGAGAGAGAACAACATGATGTAAAATTATTACTAGCACGTATATTTTCCAGTGCAATGACAATACCAGAATTCAATACAATATTATCGTATAAATcttgtaatattaataaaactgaATTTATGAAAAAAATTGACAAGGAATTGTGTCTTGCACATTGCTTGAATGAAACAAGTACTCAGGAAGATGAAACCAAGATCATTGAATTGTATGATGTATTGACAAAAATGTGTGAAAATCAAGAACCGTTACAAGATATATTAACAGaaggaatttttaaaacaatttaCTATCTTTCTGATGATGTAACCGAATATTTGaagcaaaattatttaataGTTTTAGTATTGATATTTTCATACCAGGCTAGAGAAAGTACAATATGCAATCAAGATAAAGACACAGTACTAAAAGAAATTActctaaaaaatatatttacaagtAAAAATTCTCTGCAATTATGCAACTATGATATTTCGAATGAAATTCTTCAAAATACGTTAAAACAAGTGCCAATTCTTGAATCCATCATTAAAAAAGAACCAAAGAACAAAGTTACAATGTATGAATTATTAGATGGTTACAAAAATTTGAACGTTAAACAATTATATAAGTGGCGTTTTAATAATGAACCAATGCCTCATTTTTCTAATGAAACTCTTGTTAAAAAATATGGATATACAGAAGATTTAACATATAAATACTATTTGAAAGAAGCCCGTCCTAATATGGCTATATTTAGCTTAAAACATTCCCAAGGAAAACTAATTGGAAATATTTCTTCTAGAAG GAAATATAAAGCGGCTCTGTACGCGCATAATCTTGCCTTACGAAATTTAGAGAAACCCGAAATTTTACATACTTGTATTTCTTTCATGGAAATATTAGGTATTGATTCAGAAAATTTAAGGCTGCATATAACCGtggcaaattatatttataaacagaTTAATATTCTTATTG GAAATTTgctagaaaatataatatacaaaaatgaaaatgatTTAAAAACTGTAATGTCTTATCTTGAAAGTAGTTTTCAAACAAGTTGTACTGAAAGTTCAATTAATGATAGTCAAGAGTTcataaatgtattaaaaatatgGGATGTTATTGTACGATTTGCAGCAGCACACAACTTTGCTTTCCCAATCagctttttaaaatttttagcAAGTAAAAATTACTGGTTTGAATTTGTATTAGTTTGTCACATCTTTAATTATCCCCTGAACCAG atattagaaaatatagaacaTTTTGAAGACACAATTCTCAAAGAACATTTATTAACTTGTTTGAGTAATATTCAACTCACTAAATCTCAATTAGCTGTATGTAATGAACAAAAGATAAAATCACGAGATGTTAGACAATCACTATATTACAAAATTGGAGTTAAACAAAGT GGATCACCCAGTTATGATTCATCAGTCACAGCTGATTTAGCAAGCACTTATGATTCTCataatataaatgaatataCTGTAAATGATAACATTTGTTCTCCAAATGATGATTTGTGGTTGATTATATTGAAATGTCATCAAAGCCCAGATCCACCTGGTGCTTTAATCAATTCATCCCGGTTAACTTCAAAGCCTTTCCTTGTAGTTTTAGCATCCTGTTATGAG CCATCTTCAATTGCAACATATTGTTATTCATGGATGGTAATATCTACCACAGATAAAGAAATTCTTTCTAATTATAAAGAATGTTTAGAACAACAAGTATGGACAGCTAACCAAGTTTATAACTTATTGGATCAAATGGTAACATATGGATATATTACTATCGTTAGTAAAGCTTACAAAATTTTTATGCCT GAAAGTCTCTTCAATTTATTTTTTGACTTTCTCATAGAATGTGTAATTTATGGTGATTTTAAAAGCTGCCAACAAAAATTATTGGATTTTAAAGCACAATGTGTAGATCTCAAATGTAAT gaAGCTATAGATTGGAATTGCTCAGATACCACATACTTGAATAATTTATACTGGATTGCAATTGTTACAATTAAATGCCTTATTGCAACACTCGCTCATGGTCTAAGAAGTACACATCTCCAAATAAAATTTCTCgaaattttgataaaatgtaacTTTTATAAGAATTTTCCAG GTTTCGTTCCAATCTTTCCATTTTTGCTACAAGTTATAAAAATTCTTCAAAAAACAAATGTTACATTAGATTTTGCGGCATTTACGGTATCAGACAATGTATATAATTTTGATACAGAAATTCATAGATGCATTAATGATTTAATAAGAACTGAAGATTATACTAGCGCATTAAAATTATCAAATGTAGCAGGATTTAATTCGTCTGAAATAATCTTAGCTCAg TGCCGAAGTAAATTTAAATATCATATacaaaaaaatgagaaaattgaAGATAATTTTTGGAACGAGTGtgcattaaattttaaaaaatacaacATTTCATATGAAAAAGCAGCAGAATTTTTTGTTGAGCATGCTGAAAAAGTTACTTCTCATAAAGAAAG atatgaaatattaaaactaGCTTTTGAAACCTTAAAGAATATTGAAACAGAGCAACAAGGTGTTGATGTTCTTGAAACAGCAATGTGGAAATCATGTATGTTAGCAGGTCCTGAAAATGTGCAATTAGATGATGGACCTTATATCTTCAATAAACTAAAAACAGAATTGTTATCAGGATTAAATGAATTGAAATTTGGCTATACCTTAAGTAACATACAAGAGAAAAATGCAATTGAAAGTTTAATTAATACATTAATTGACTTAGGTAAACTGGATACAGCATTAAGAATaagtacaatttttaattacaaacataag GATTTACAAATTCTGATGTTATGTTTGAGTTTAGCAGAAGGTGAAATTTCACCAAATGATTTAAATATTGAACAACAAAGTCTTCTGAAAGAAGTAAATAAGAATAAGCAACAAAAATACAATGCCTTAAAGAATCGTGGTTTACAAAGATTTTCTTCAGCTTCTTCAT TGATCACTTCAATCAGTACTGAAATGAATAAACTAAAACATGAAGATGTTCATGGAATACAAATGGAGTGTTTatcaattttagaaaaattacttAATATCCTAGAACATGGAGTAGACATATGTCTTCgcattgtattatgttataaattagcCATGCAACTGGAGAAAAGTTATCAGTTCTTGTTAATGTTAAACAATCCAATTGAATTTTTACAAGAAATTACAGAAAGTGataatattagaaataaatCTGAAATTATTAATGATATAGTTATTGCATATAAAATAAACAATGATAATGTTGCAACATTTTTGGCTGAAAATATCACTCTAAATATTAATCGTGCGGTAGAAG GTGGATATGAAAATAACGTTTGCTTGTGGGGATATTCCTTAAATACaaattttcgtgttattatgGAACTATGCAATGATGTTTCACTCCTTGGTTGGAAACTCTTAAAAACGGCAAATAAATTGCTTGGACATTCTCATGGCGAAAAAACAAGCG CATTTACTCTGAAGACAATTGCAGAATTATTAATACGTGCTCATGATTGTTTTACAACTTCCTGCAATATGGAAGGGATAGCATCAGTATTATGTAAATGTCAAATTTTCGCAAATGTTTTGCAGAATCTTAAGTATTGGACATTACTA GTACGTCTTGTAACAGGTGTTGGTCGTTTCACAGAAATGAATTatgtatttcaaattttaaaagaaaatgatcagtttgaatttttacttggAAAAGGATTAAATAAG GTAATAGGGCTAGAAACAGCAATTTTGGAATTCTTGAAGCGTCATTGTCCTGAAAATAAAGAACTTTTTACTCTGGTAGCTTTACATTTCCAATTATATCATGAACTAGCACATATGTGGAAAAATGAAGCGAAagatataattaatacaataatatCAGATGCTACAAAAGATCTTATGAAATTGCAAAATACTGTTCAACATGAAAAAAAATTCATCAAAactgaaaatattttgaaacagtTACATTTAGCTGTTACTAATTATACTCACGCAACAGAATACTATTTACAG gctaataaattaaatcttgcTAATCAATGTTCCGATCAAGTACAATTAGTTGCTCTCCAACTTTCACTTTTTAATACTGTGTCTTATAATCAACAAGTAATCTGTATACTTAATTTAAAACCTGGAGATATTGATAAAGTATTATGTCATAACTTAAGCTTCTCTCAAGCTTTTATTGTCATTCATGCGTATAATCATCACGTAGATTGGGCTAATCTGATTTATAGCCATTGTATATTAAATggagaaaaaaaatatttgaaagattttatagcAGCAAATAAGCTCACCCCTGGTCTTGTAAGAAACTGTGTACGCAGGCAAGTTAATTATtgttttaaagaaataatttatttttga
- the LOC126918850 gene encoding spatacsin isoform X3, whose protein sequence is MAEKTTVGGIPIECLTGEPAIIWSGWRILGDRELVREASAKGTHINLAYKCLAYRRRCSIEDAQHYFNKEVETWIIELLKKHQIYRASHVLNNMDKNPVEYIFKVCVNCKDFTLRNYLSEYLISVAHFENEYIDSWNIIKSIVKFEQKYMVEDGLSSSLCIEDIIKLPEDIKQALCTELYFSITEQSLSKNITNTMLWDYLLSNNKIELMRFWIDIYYGSDTIEEVNEVNEEYKSLFHTLDIIPDMIEAIDSSNASTLIKDLAKNHLCRYGVFVEREQHDVKLLLARIFSSAMTIPEFNTILSYKSCNINKTEFMKKIDKELCLAHCLNETSTQEDETKIIELYDVLTKMCENQEPLQDILTEGIFKTIYYLSDDVTEYLKQNYLIVLVLIFSYQARESTICNQDKDTVLKEITLKNIFTSKNSLQLCNYDISNEILQNTLKQVPILESIIKKEPKNKVTMYELLDGYKNLNVKQLYKWRFNNEPMPHFSNETLVKKYGYTEDLTYKYYLKEARPNMAIFSLKHSQGKLIGNISSRRKYKAALYAHNLALRNLEKPEILHTCISFMEILGIDSENLRLHITVANYIYKQINILIGNLLENIIYKNENDLKTVMSYLESSFQTSCTESSINDSQEFINVLKIWDVIVRFAAAHNFAFPISFLKFLASKNYWFEFVLVCHIFNYPLNQILENIEHFEDTILKEHLLTCLSNIQLTKSQLAVCNEQKIKSRDVRQSLYYKIGVKQSGSPSYDSSVTADLASTYDSHNINEYTVNDNICSPNDDLWLIILKCHQSPDPPGALINSSRLTSKPFLVVLASCYEPSSIATYCYSWMVISTTDKEILSNYKECLEQQVWTANQVYNLLDQMVTYGYITIVSKAYKIFMPESLFNLFFDFLIECVIYGDFKSCQQKLLDFKAQCVDLKCNEAIDWNCSDTTYLNNLYWIAIVTIKCLIATLAHGLRSTHLQIKFLEILIKCNFYKNFPGFVPIFPFLLQVIKILQKTNVTLDFAAFTVSDNVYNFDTEIHRCINDLIRTEDYTSALKLSNVAGFNSSEIILAQCRSKFKYHIQKNEKIEDNFWNECALNFKKYNISYEKAAEFFVEHAEKVTSHKERYEILKLAFETLKNIETEQQGVDVLETAMWKSCMLAGPENVQLDDGPYIFNKLKTELLSGLNELKFGYTLSNIQEKNAIESLINTLIDLGKLDTALRISTIFNYKHKDLQILMLCLSLAEGEISPNDLNIEQQSLLKEVNKNKQQKYNALKNRGLQRFSSASSLITSISTEMNKLKHEDVHGIQMECLSILEKLLNILEHGVDICLRIVLCYKLAMQLEKSYQFLLMLNNPIEFLQEITESDNIRNKSEIINDIVIAYKINNDNVATFLAENITLNINRAVEGGYENNVCLWGYSLNTNFRVIMELCNDVSLLGWKLLKTANKLLGHSHGEKTSAFTLKTIAELLIRAHDCFTTSCNMEGIASVLCKCQIFANVLQNLKYWTLLVRLVTGVGRFTEMNYVFQILKENDQFEFLLGKGLNKVIGLETAILEFLKRHCPENKELFTLVALHFQLYHELAHMWKNEAKDIINTIISDATKDLMKLQNTVQHEKKFIKTENILKQLHLAVTNYTHATEYYLQANKLNLANQCSDQVQLVALQLSLFNTVSYNQQVICILNLKPGDIDKVLCHNLSFSQAFIVIHAYNHHVDWANLIYSHCILNGEKKYLKDFIAANKLTPGLVRNCVRRYRLEKSITHTMTDNMKILISELSDVECKYVLASQLGFKGIVETMLNNPMIGAYLKDTVWKKGYNAI, encoded by the exons ATGGCAGAGAAAACAACAGTGGGAGGCATTCCGATTGAATGTTTAACTGGAGAACCTGCAATTATTTGGTCTGGTTGGCGTATATTAGGGGACAGAGAACTTGTTAGAGAAGCCTCTGCAAAGGGCACTCACATTAATCTTGCTTATAAATGTCTAGCTTATAGAAGGAGATGTTCTATCGAAGATGCTCAGCATTATTTCAACAAAGAAGTTGAAACTTGGATTATAGAACTTCTAAAGAAACATCAAATTTACAGGGCCTCTCATGTTTTAAATAATATG GACAAAAATCCAGTAGAATATATATTCAAAGTTTGTGTAAATTGCAAGGATTTTAcattaagaaattatttatcAGAATATCTAATAAGTGTTGCACACTTTGAAAATGAATACATAGATTCATGGAATATAATAAAAAGTATTGTAAAATTTgaacaaaaatatat GGTTGAAGATGGCTTGAGCTCTTCTTTATGTATAGaggatattataaaattacCAGAAGATATAAAACAAGCATTATGTActgaattatatttttctataactGAACAATCTCTTTCAAAAAATATAACTAATACTATGCTATGGGATTATTTACtgtcaaataataaaattgaattaatGAGATTTTGGATTGACATTTACTATGGCAGTGATACAATAGAAGAAGTAAACGAAGTTAATGAAGAATACAAGTCGTTATTTCATACTTTGGATATAATACCAGATATGATTGAAGCTATTGATTCTTCAAATGCCAGTACTCTTATAAAAGATCTAGCTAAAAATCATTTATGTAG gTATGGCGTATTTGTAGAGAGAGAACAACATGATGTAAAATTATTACTAGCACGTATATTTTCCAGTGCAATGACAATACCAGAATTCAATACAATATTATCGTATAAATcttgtaatattaataaaactgaATTTATGAAAAAAATTGACAAGGAATTGTGTCTTGCACATTGCTTGAATGAAACAAGTACTCAGGAAGATGAAACCAAGATCATTGAATTGTATGATGTATTGACAAAAATGTGTGAAAATCAAGAACCGTTACAAGATATATTAACAGaaggaatttttaaaacaatttaCTATCTTTCTGATGATGTAACCGAATATTTGaagcaaaattatttaataGTTTTAGTATTGATATTTTCATACCAGGCTAGAGAAAGTACAATATGCAATCAAGATAAAGACACAGTACTAAAAGAAATTActctaaaaaatatatttacaagtAAAAATTCTCTGCAATTATGCAACTATGATATTTCGAATGAAATTCTTCAAAATACGTTAAAACAAGTGCCAATTCTTGAATCCATCATTAAAAAAGAACCAAAGAACAAAGTTACAATGTATGAATTATTAGATGGTTACAAAAATTTGAACGTTAAACAATTATATAAGTGGCGTTTTAATAATGAACCAATGCCTCATTTTTCTAATGAAACTCTTGTTAAAAAATATGGATATACAGAAGATTTAACATATAAATACTATTTGAAAGAAGCCCGTCCTAATATGGCTATATTTAGCTTAAAACATTCCCAAGGAAAACTAATTGGAAATATTTCTTCTAGAAG GAAATATAAAGCGGCTCTGTACGCGCATAATCTTGCCTTACGAAATTTAGAGAAACCCGAAATTTTACATACTTGTATTTCTTTCATGGAAATATTAGGTATTGATTCAGAAAATTTAAGGCTGCATATAACCGtggcaaattatatttataaacagaTTAATATTCTTATTG GAAATTTgctagaaaatataatatacaaaaatgaaaatgatTTAAAAACTGTAATGTCTTATCTTGAAAGTAGTTTTCAAACAAGTTGTACTGAAAGTTCAATTAATGATAGTCAAGAGTTcataaatgtattaaaaatatgGGATGTTATTGTACGATTTGCAGCAGCACACAACTTTGCTTTCCCAATCagctttttaaaatttttagcAAGTAAAAATTACTGGTTTGAATTTGTATTAGTTTGTCACATCTTTAATTATCCCCTGAACCAG atattagaaaatatagaacaTTTTGAAGACACAATTCTCAAAGAACATTTATTAACTTGTTTGAGTAATATTCAACTCACTAAATCTCAATTAGCTGTATGTAATGAACAAAAGATAAAATCACGAGATGTTAGACAATCACTATATTACAAAATTGGAGTTAAACAAAGT GGATCACCCAGTTATGATTCATCAGTCACAGCTGATTTAGCAAGCACTTATGATTCTCataatataaatgaatataCTGTAAATGATAACATTTGTTCTCCAAATGATGATTTGTGGTTGATTATATTGAAATGTCATCAAAGCCCAGATCCACCTGGTGCTTTAATCAATTCATCCCGGTTAACTTCAAAGCCTTTCCTTGTAGTTTTAGCATCCTGTTATGAG CCATCTTCAATTGCAACATATTGTTATTCATGGATGGTAATATCTACCACAGATAAAGAAATTCTTTCTAATTATAAAGAATGTTTAGAACAACAAGTATGGACAGCTAACCAAGTTTATAACTTATTGGATCAAATGGTAACATATGGATATATTACTATCGTTAGTAAAGCTTACAAAATTTTTATGCCT GAAAGTCTCTTCAATTTATTTTTTGACTTTCTCATAGAATGTGTAATTTATGGTGATTTTAAAAGCTGCCAACAAAAATTATTGGATTTTAAAGCACAATGTGTAGATCTCAAATGTAAT gaAGCTATAGATTGGAATTGCTCAGATACCACATACTTGAATAATTTATACTGGATTGCAATTGTTACAATTAAATGCCTTATTGCAACACTCGCTCATGGTCTAAGAAGTACACATCTCCAAATAAAATTTCTCgaaattttgataaaatgtaacTTTTATAAGAATTTTCCAG GTTTCGTTCCAATCTTTCCATTTTTGCTACAAGTTATAAAAATTCTTCAAAAAACAAATGTTACATTAGATTTTGCGGCATTTACGGTATCAGACAATGTATATAATTTTGATACAGAAATTCATAGATGCATTAATGATTTAATAAGAACTGAAGATTATACTAGCGCATTAAAATTATCAAATGTAGCAGGATTTAATTCGTCTGAAATAATCTTAGCTCAg TGCCGAAGTAAATTTAAATATCATATacaaaaaaatgagaaaattgaAGATAATTTTTGGAACGAGTGtgcattaaattttaaaaaatacaacATTTCATATGAAAAAGCAGCAGAATTTTTTGTTGAGCATGCTGAAAAAGTTACTTCTCATAAAGAAAG atatgaaatattaaaactaGCTTTTGAAACCTTAAAGAATATTGAAACAGAGCAACAAGGTGTTGATGTTCTTGAAACAGCAATGTGGAAATCATGTATGTTAGCAGGTCCTGAAAATGTGCAATTAGATGATGGACCTTATATCTTCAATAAACTAAAAACAGAATTGTTATCAGGATTAAATGAATTGAAATTTGGCTATACCTTAAGTAACATACAAGAGAAAAATGCAATTGAAAGTTTAATTAATACATTAATTGACTTAGGTAAACTGGATACAGCATTAAGAATaagtacaatttttaattacaaacataag GATTTACAAATTCTGATGTTATGTTTGAGTTTAGCAGAAGGTGAAATTTCACCAAATGATTTAAATATTGAACAACAAAGTCTTCTGAAAGAAGTAAATAAGAATAAGCAACAAAAATACAATGCCTTAAAGAATCGTGGTTTACAAAGATTTTCTTCAGCTTCTTCAT TGATCACTTCAATCAGTACTGAAATGAATAAACTAAAACATGAAGATGTTCATGGAATACAAATGGAGTGTTTatcaattttagaaaaattacttAATATCCTAGAACATGGAGTAGACATATGTCTTCgcattgtattatgttataaattagcCATGCAACTGGAGAAAAGTTATCAGTTCTTGTTAATGTTAAACAATCCAATTGAATTTTTACAAGAAATTACAGAAAGTGataatattagaaataaatCTGAAATTATTAATGATATAGTTATTGCATATAAAATAAACAATGATAATGTTGCAACATTTTTGGCTGAAAATATCACTCTAAATATTAATCGTGCGGTAGAAG GTGGATATGAAAATAACGTTTGCTTGTGGGGATATTCCTTAAATACaaattttcgtgttattatgGAACTATGCAATGATGTTTCACTCCTTGGTTGGAAACTCTTAAAAACGGCAAATAAATTGCTTGGACATTCTCATGGCGAAAAAACAAGCG CATTTACTCTGAAGACAATTGCAGAATTATTAATACGTGCTCATGATTGTTTTACAACTTCCTGCAATATGGAAGGGATAGCATCAGTATTATGTAAATGTCAAATTTTCGCAAATGTTTTGCAGAATCTTAAGTATTGGACATTACTA GTACGTCTTGTAACAGGTGTTGGTCGTTTCACAGAAATGAATTatgtatttcaaattttaaaagaaaatgatcagtttgaatttttacttggAAAAGGATTAAATAAG GTAATAGGGCTAGAAACAGCAATTTTGGAATTCTTGAAGCGTCATTGTCCTGAAAATAAAGAACTTTTTACTCTGGTAGCTTTACATTTCCAATTATATCATGAACTAGCACATATGTGGAAAAATGAAGCGAAagatataattaatacaataatatCAGATGCTACAAAAGATCTTATGAAATTGCAAAATACTGTTCAACATGAAAAAAAATTCATCAAAactgaaaatattttgaaacagtTACATTTAGCTGTTACTAATTATACTCACGCAACAGAATACTATTTACAG gctaataaattaaatcttgcTAATCAATGTTCCGATCAAGTACAATTAGTTGCTCTCCAACTTTCACTTTTTAATACTGTGTCTTATAATCAACAAGTAATCTGTATACTTAATTTAAAACCTGGAGATATTGATAAAGTATTATGTCATAACTTAAGCTTCTCTCAAGCTTTTATTGTCATTCATGCGTATAATCATCACGTAGATTGGGCTAATCTGATTTATAGCCATTGTATATTAAATggagaaaaaaaatatttgaaagattttatagcAGCAAATAAGCTCACCCCTGGTCTTGTAAGAAACTGTGTACGCAG GTACAGACTGGAAAAAAGCATTACTCATACTATGACGGATAacatgaaaatattaatttctgaaTTATCAGATGTGGAGTGTAAATATGTATTAGCCAGTCAACTGGGATTTAAAGGTATTGTAGAAACGATGCTCAATAATCCTATGATAGGTGCATATCTAAAAGACACTGTATGGAAAAAAGGATATAAtgctatttaa